A genomic segment from Gopherus evgoodei ecotype Sinaloan lineage chromosome 6, rGopEvg1_v1.p, whole genome shotgun sequence encodes:
- the DNAJA1 gene encoding dnaJ homolog subfamily A member 1 — MVKETTYYDVLGVKPGASQEELKKAYRKLALKYHPDKNPNEGEKFKQISQAYEVLSDPKKRELYDKGGEQAIKEGGTGSSFGSPMDIFDMFFGGGGRMQRERRGKNVVHQLSVTLEDLYNGATRKLALQKNVICDKCEGRGGKKGAVECCPNCRGTGMQIRIHQIGPGMVQQIQSVCMECQGHGERINPKDRCKSCSGRKIVREKKILEVHIDKGMKDGQKITFHGEGDQEPGLEPGDIIIVLDQKDHSTFTRRGEDLFMCMDIQLVEALCGFQKPIATLDNRTIIITSHPGQIVKHGDIKCVLNEGMPIYRRPYEKGRLIIEFKVNFPECGFLSSDKLSLLEKLLPARKEVEETEEMDQVELVDFDPSQERRQHYNGEAYEDDEHHPRGGVQCQTS; from the exons ATGGTGAAGGAGACCACGTACTACGATGTGCTGGGGGTGAAGCCGGGCGCCTCGCAGGAGGAGCTGAAGAAGGCCTACCGCAAGCTGGCGCTGAAATACCACCCCGACAAGAACCCCAACGAGGGCGAGAAG TTCAAGCAGATTTCTCAAGCCTATGAAGTACTTTCTGATCCCAAGAAAAGAGAGTTGTATGACAAAGGTGGTGAACAGGCTATTAAAGAGGGTGGTACTGGCAGTAGTTTTGGGTCACCCATGGATATTTTTGATATGTTCTTTGGAGGAGGTGGaagaatgcagagagagaggagag gtaaaaatgtTGTTCATCAGTTGTCAGTTACTTTGGAAGATTTGTATAATGGTGCGACAAGAAAATTGGCTCTGCAGAAGAATGTGATCTGTGACAAATGTGAAG GCCGAGGTGGTAAAAAAGGTGCAGTAGAATGCTGTCCCAATTGCAGAGGTACTGGCATGCAAATACGAATTCACCAGATAGGACCAGGAATGGTTCAGCAAATCCAGTCTGTGTGCATGGAATGCCAGGGACATGGGGAGCGTATCAATCCTAAGGACAGGTGCAAAAGCTGCAGTGGAAGGAAGATTGTTCGAGAGAAGAAGATTCTAGAAGTTCATATTGATAAAG GAATGAAAGATGGTCAGAAGATAACATTCCATGGGGAAGGGGACCAAGAACCAGGACTAGAGCCAGGAGACATCATTATTGTCTTGGATCAAAAAGACCATTCTACATTTACAAG GCGAGGTGAAGACCTGTTCATGTGCATGGACATACAGCTGGTTGAGGCACTGTGTGGCTTTCAGAAACCTATTGCAACACTGGATAACAGAACTATAATTATTACCTCTCATCCTG GTCAGATCGTCAAGCATGGAGATATTAAATGTGTGCTGAACGAGGGGATGCCAATTTATCGCAGACCGTATGAAAAAGGACGCCTGATCATTGAGTTCAAG GTAAACTTCCCAGAGTgtggcttcctctcctctgataAGCTGTCTCTGTTGGAAAAActgctacctgcaaggaaggaagtggaagaaactgaagaaatggATCAGGTAGAGCTGGTGGACTTTGACCCATCTCAGGAAAGAAGACAGCATTACAATGGGGAAGCCTATGAAGATGATGAGCATCATCCTAGAGGTGGTGTTCAGTGTCAGACGTCTTAA